A portion of the Moraxella ovis genome contains these proteins:
- a CDS encoding HvfB family MNIO-type RiPP peptide maturase has translation MTSKRPLHGAGLGFRRELLPQMSLDDANAIHQLSQIDFFEVSPENWINSHGIMGGRFENILRAYSERFSFICHGLSLSIGSSKELDVAHVNNIKHFMKSHNINLFTEHLSWCSDDKGHLYDLLPIPCTEEAVFWVAERIKKVQDILGSQIGIENASYYYLPPQSQMSDSEFISAVVKEADCLLHLDVNNIFVNSQNFGFDPHQYLRELPLERTCYLHVAGHYVDDDGLIVDTHGDSVVERVWALLNDAYGLIFAKTGKTADKIPTCLERDFNFPELSELTREVKFIREIQERHKNNSTFKLA, from the coding sequence ATGACAAGTAAAAGACCATTACACGGGGCAGGGCTTGGCTTTCGCCGTGAGTTATTGCCACAAATGTCTCTTGATGATGCCAATGCCATTCATCAATTAAGCCAGATTGATTTTTTTGAAGTGTCGCCTGAAAATTGGATAAACTCCCACGGAATTATGGGCGGACGTTTTGAAAATATCTTGCGTGCTTATAGCGAGCGGTTTTCTTTTATTTGTCATGGACTTTCTTTATCTATTGGCAGTTCAAAAGAATTGGACGTGGCTCATGTAAATAATATTAAGCATTTTATGAAGTCGCATAACATCAATTTATTTACCGAGCATTTGTCTTGGTGTAGTGATGACAAAGGGCATTTGTATGATTTATTACCCATTCCTTGCACCGAAGAAGCGGTATTTTGGGTTGCCGAGCGTATTAAAAAAGTACAAGATATTTTAGGCTCTCAAATTGGCATTGAAAACGCCTCATATTATTATCTACCACCCCAAAGCCAAATGTCCGACAGTGAATTTATTTCTGCGGTGGTAAAAGAAGCTGATTGTTTATTGCATTTAGATGTGAATAATATTTTTGTCAATAGCCAAAACTTTGGTTTTGACCCACACCAATATTTGCGTGAATTGCCGCTCGAGCGGACGTGTTATTTGCACGTTGCTGGGCATTATGTGGATGATGACGGCTTGATTGTGGATACGCATGGCGATAGTGTGGTGGAGCGTGTTTGGGCGTTATTAAATGACGCTTATGGTTTGATATTTGCCAAAACAGGTAAAACGGCAGATAAGATTCCGACTTGTTTGGAGCGTGATTTTAATTTCCCAGAACTTAGCGAGCTTACCCGTGAAGTTAAATTCATTCGGGAAATTCAAGAACGCCATAAAAATAATTCTACATTTAAATTGGCCTAA
- the lpxB gene encoding lipid-A-disaccharide synthase, whose product MTDMLTIGIVAGEVSGDALGADFMHQMNAIHPNICWVGVGGQSMQKLGLRSIIDMKRLSVMGLTEVVKHLPDLLRARREILEEFDRQSIDIFVGIDAPDFNLRLGKVLKPKGVFCVQMVSPSVWAWRESRIHTIKAATNLVLCLFPFELDVYAKHNHPAVCVGHPLLDKLQADERALDETKAEFISHHRGSFPSLKKLNNQTILCMMAGSRVSEIHAILPLLIDSMDELADDRVGFVLPVVNAEHARLIELMLFERAPHLLPHAHIVYGEDTPISHDVMMASDVVVLASGTATLETLLLHRPMVVVYKLSNLTYTIAKYLVKIPYVSLPNILSYGQTGKPIVPELIQHDATAANIAREVKLILGDPNAQIIKLQQTTATLRKDSHHNAAEAVLTHYQHS is encoded by the coding sequence ATGACAGACATGCTTACCATCGGCATCGTGGCAGGTGAAGTCTCAGGCGATGCGCTGGGTGCGGATTTTATGCATCAGATGAACGCCATTCACCCAAACATTTGCTGGGTAGGCGTGGGCGGTCAAAGCATGCAAAAATTAGGGCTGCGCTCCATCATAGACATGAAGCGGCTCTCTGTGATGGGTCTGACCGAGGTCGTCAAGCATTTGCCTGATTTATTGCGAGCCAGGCGTGAAATATTAGAAGAATTTGATCGTCAGAGCATTGATATTTTCGTTGGCATTGATGCGCCTGATTTTAATTTAAGACTGGGCAAAGTTCTTAAGCCAAAAGGTGTGTTCTGCGTGCAGATGGTCAGCCCGAGCGTGTGGGCATGGCGAGAGAGTCGAATTCACACCATCAAAGCCGCCACCAACCTGGTGCTGTGCCTCTTTCCTTTTGAGCTTGATGTATATGCCAAGCATAATCACCCTGCTGTCTGCGTCGGTCATCCACTGCTGGACAAGCTACAAGCCGATGAACGAGCACTCGATGAGACTAAGGCGGAATTTATCAGTCATCATCGTGGCAGTTTTCCATCACTTAAGAAGCTTAATAACCAGACCATTCTATGCATGATGGCAGGTTCGCGCGTCTCTGAGATTCACGCCATTTTGCCACTGCTTATCGATAGCATGGATGAGCTTGCTGATGATCGCGTGGGTTTTGTGCTGCCCGTAGTGAATGCAGAACACGCGCGGCTGATAGAGTTGATGTTGTTTGAGCGTGCGCCTCATCTGCTGCCCCATGCCCACATCGTTTATGGCGAGGATACACCGATCAGTCATGATGTGATGATGGCATCTGATGTGGTGGTGTTGGCATCGGGCACCGCCACGCTTGAGACATTGCTGCTGCACCGCCCCATGGTCGTGGTATATAAGCTTAGCAATCTCACCTACACCATCGCCAAGTATCTGGTAAAAATCCCCTATGTATCTCTGCCAAATATCCTATCCTACGGGCAGACAGGAAAACCAATCGTACCTGAGTTAATCCAGCATGACGCAACTGCAGCCAATATCGCAAGAGAAGTCAAGCTAATTTTAGGCGACCCTAACGCTCAAATCATAAAATTACAACAAACAACCGCCACACTACGTAAGGACAGTCATCATAACGCCGCCGAAGCCGTATTGACTCATTATCAACATTCATGA
- a CDS encoding HvfA family oxazolone/thioamide-modified RiPP metallophore: MSNLNRKITGLAVATLLATGLTACKEEKVEAQPMEQGYQNAEPAQPATAEPNTATATKTAEGKCGEGKCGEAGCSATMTDKSAEGKCGEGKCGEGKCGAEAKAGDKSANAGCGANTATATADKSATASCGASTDKNANASCGGNK, translated from the coding sequence ATGTCAAATCTTAACCGTAAAATCACAGGTCTTGCCGTAGCAACCCTGCTTGCCACAGGACTTACTGCTTGTAAAGAAGAAAAGGTAGAAGCCCAGCCCATGGAGCAAGGCTACCAAAATGCCGAGCCAGCTCAGCCTGCTACTGCCGAGCCTAACACCGCTACCGCTACCAAAACTGCCGAAGGCAAATGCGGTGAGGGCAAATGTGGCGAAGCAGGGTGCAGTGCCACCATGACCGACAAATCAGCCGAAGGCAAATGCGGTGAGGGCAAATGTGGCGAAGGCAAATGCGGAGCCGAAGCAAAAGCAGGCGATAAAAGTGCTAATGCAGGTTGTGGAGCGAACACTGCTACTGCTACCGCCGACAAATCAGCAACTGCCAGTTGTGGAGCAAGCACCGACAAAAATGCTAATGCCAGTTGTGGCGGTAACAAATAA
- a CDS encoding ribonuclease HII, which translates to MKAHTLNTHTHACTITTHKNHEPTSRTFVIGIDEVGRGSLFGQMTVGAVILDNDLTDEFGQIDLTNTPLALINDSKKLSEKKRNLVFDPIKQTCQSYVIIDIPACVIDTIDIYQATLLGMRLAIEHLITLNDVSKNDNLIIMIDGNAAPTLSDDFTDFQPCIHTLIKGDSLHTSIACASILAKVHRDTVISDYAKIYPDYGLDKHKGYASKAHTTAIYEHGILTEHRKSFNPMRTMLANQLF; encoded by the coding sequence ATGAAAGCCCATACTCTAAACACGCACACTCACGCCTGCACCATTACCACCCACAAAAATCACGAACCTACATCACGCACTTTTGTCATCGGCATTGATGAAGTGGGGCGGGGTTCACTGTTTGGGCAAATGACGGTTGGGGCGGTGATTTTGGATAATGATTTGACGGACGAATTTGGGCAAATTGACCTGACAAATACGCCCCTTGCTCTTATCAACGACAGCAAAAAATTGTCCGAAAAAAAGCGGAATTTGGTCTTTGACCCGATTAAGCAAACCTGCCAAAGCTATGTCATTATTGACATTCCTGCTTGTGTGATTGATACGATTGACATTTATCAAGCGACTTTACTTGGCATGAGATTGGCGATTGAACACTTGATAACGTTAAATGACGTTAGCAAAAATGACAATCTTATCATCATGATAGACGGCAACGCTGCGCCCACCCTGTCCGATGACTTTACCGATTTTCAGCCGTGCATTCACACGCTCATCAAGGGCGACAGCCTTCACACGTCTATCGCTTGCGCCAGTATCCTTGCCAAGGTTCATCGTGATACCGTCATAAGCGACTATGCCAAGATTTATCCTGATTATGGATTAGACAAGCACAAAGGCTATGCCAGTAAAGCCCATACCACCGCCATTTATGAGCATGGGATATTGACCGAACATCGCAAAAGTTTTAATCCCATGCGGACGATGTTGGCAAATCAACTTTTTTAA
- a CDS encoding P-II family nitrogen regulator, with amino-acid sequence MKLITAIIKPFKLDDVRESLTSIDIHGMTITEVKGFGRQKGHAEIYRGAEYVVDFLPKLKIEVAVSDDLADEVVHTITNAANTGKIGDGKIFVQPLDEIVRIRTGEMGENAL; translated from the coding sequence ATGAAATTAATCACCGCTATTATTAAGCCGTTCAAATTAGACGATGTTCGCGAGTCGCTGACATCGATAGACATACATGGCATGACGATCACAGAGGTTAAGGGCTTTGGCCGTCAAAAGGGTCATGCTGAGATTTATCGTGGTGCTGAGTATGTGGTGGATTTTTTGCCCAAGCTAAAAATTGAAGTGGCTGTTAGCGATGATTTGGCTGATGAAGTGGTTCACACCATCACAAACGCTGCCAATACAGGTAAGATTGGCGATGGTAAGATTTTTGTACAGCCACTAGATGAGATTGTTCGTATTCGTACAGGCGAAATGGGTGAAAATGCTTTATAA
- a CDS encoding rhodanese-like domain-containing protein: MKKLTLAIAISVLGLTACNSFANTSSKQNNAKSQTQTQSQIKPKAKGVWIDVRSPEEYQAGHLSNSVNIPVGDIASKISAIEPNKDNPINLYCRSGRRAEAARTELLKLGYTNVTNHGGYEDLKQQGYR, translated from the coding sequence ATGAAAAAACTCACTCTTGCCATTGCAATTAGCGTTTTGGGATTAACTGCGTGTAACAGTTTTGCCAATACCTCATCAAAACAAAACAATGCCAAATCTCAAACCCAAACTCAATCACAAATCAAACCAAAAGCAAAAGGCGTTTGGATTGATGTGCGTAGCCCAGAAGAGTATCAAGCAGGGCATTTGTCAAATAGCGTCAATATCCCTGTTGGCGATATTGCATCAAAGATTTCTGCCATTGAGCCTAATAAAGACAACCCTATCAATCTGTATTGCCGTAGTGGTAGACGTGCCGAAGCCGCTCGTACAGAACTCTTAAAATTGGGCTATACCAATGTTACCAATCACGGTGGTTATGAAGACCTAAAACAACAGGGCTATCGTTAA
- a CDS encoding DUF302 domain-containing protein codes for MKTLPVLIVATMLLGACTSLPDNPPKTPVIHAENKIMKQQTIKSKYSFEQTVERLTAAIQSKGMAVFATIDHQQAAKEAGLDMQPATVIVFGNPKAGTPLMIQEPTFALQLPLKVLVTQVDDEVLVSFNDTKAMIAQTNINYTQVENTLVGAEKLIIKTVSE; via the coding sequence ATGAAAACTTTACCTGTATTAATTGTTGCTACCATGCTTTTGGGTGCGTGTACTAGTCTGCCTGACAACCCCCCAAAAACACCTGTCATTCATGCGGAGAATAAAATCATGAAACAGCAAACCATCAAAAGCAAATACAGCTTTGAACAGACGGTTGAGAGATTAACTGCTGCCATCCAAAGCAAAGGTATGGCGGTATTTGCGACCATCGACCATCAACAAGCCGCTAAGGAAGCGGGTCTTGATATGCAGCCTGCGACCGTTATTGTGTTTGGCAATCCAAAAGCGGGCACGCCATTAATGATCCAAGAACCCACCTTTGCGCTGCAGCTACCATTAAAGGTGTTGGTGACACAGGTGGATGATGAAGTTTTGGTGAGCTTTAACGACACTAAGGCGATGATTGCGCAGACGAATATTAATTATACTCAGGTGGAGAACACTTTGGTGGGTGCTGAGAAATTAATCATTAAAACTGTCAGCGAATAA
- a CDS encoding zf-HC2 domain-containing protein — protein sequence MVCLEGDTMKQLKNCQKMTELMSLSQEEPLTLSQKMTVKFHLLMCPTCRRFDDNNRVLKEMIKKHKNLKG from the coding sequence ATGGTTTGTTTAGAGGGGGATACAATGAAACAATTAAAGAATTGCCAAAAAATGACTGAACTTATGAGTCTATCACAAGAAGAGCCATTGACTTTATCCCAAAAAATGACGGTAAAGTTTCATCTTTTGATGTGTCCTACCTGTCGTAGGTTTGATGATAATAATCGGGTGTTAAAAGAGATGATAAAAAAGCATAAGAATTTAAAGGGGTGA
- a CDS encoding YgaP family membrane protein, which yields MLSLLAWVLILVRSGGIVGLVPLLTGFMNFCPIYHILGISTCKCHVDNKP from the coding sequence GTGTTGTCATTATTGGCTTGGGTACTTATTTTGGTTCGTAGTGGGGGAATTGTTGGGCTTGTGCCATTATTGACAGGCTTTATGAATTTTTGCCCCATTTATCATATTTTGGGCATCAGCACTTGCAAATGCCATGTTGATAACAAACCCTAA
- a CDS encoding HvfX family Cu-binding RiPP maturation protein produces MIKKYSAYYNKFVVNLNKLDFLPLFAIRLYLAPVFIMAGLTKYRSFDDTAQWFGNADWGLGLPFASFWVAMVIVAELIGGVALLLGVATRFFGVLLAITMAVAMLLVHLKNGWHAITPTDPATNIAQLFGGLGQASLDNSIQAGERLNKAREILQTHGNYDWLTETGNFVVLNNGIEFGMTYFIMLLVLIIYGAGRYISMDFWINKSLPTLK; encoded by the coding sequence ATGATAAAAAAATACAGCGCTTATTACAATAAATTTGTTGTAAATTTAAATAAATTGGACTTTTTGCCATTATTCGCCATTCGTCTTTATCTTGCCCCTGTGTTTATTATGGCAGGGCTAACCAAATACCGTTCGTTTGATGATACGGCACAGTGGTTTGGTAATGCCGATTGGGGGCTTGGTTTGCCATTTGCATCCTTTTGGGTGGCAATGGTGATTGTTGCTGAATTGATTGGTGGTGTGGCGTTATTACTCGGCGTGGCGACTCGTTTTTTTGGCGTGTTATTGGCAATCACAATGGCGGTTGCCATGCTCCTTGTGCATTTAAAAAACGGCTGGCACGCCATTACCCCAACCGACCCTGCGACCAATATCGCCCAATTATTTGGCGGATTGGGACAGGCAAGTTTGGATAATTCCATACAAGCAGGCGAGCGATTAAATAAAGCCCGTGAAATCTTACAAACGCATGGCAATTATGATTGGCTGACCGAAACGGGTAATTTTGTGGTCTTAAATAATGGCATAGAATTTGGCATGACTTATTTTATCATGTTACTTGTGCTAATTATTTATGGGGCAGGGCGTTATATAAGCATGGATTTTTGGATAAATAAAAGTCTGCCAACTTTGAAATAG
- a CDS encoding ammonium transporter yields MANESVLDTGDTAWVLTATALVLMMTIPGLALFYAGMVRKKNILSTMMHSLGAAAVVSIVWVAAGYSLAFSEGAMNTFVGGLDHVMLHNIGLDELDGSIPKLLTVIFQLTFAVIAMAILAGSLAERIKFSSFMVFAAAWTLLVYVPVCHWVWGGGWLTGDALDFAGGTVVHINAGVGGLVLAYLLGSRRDYGKGNLAPANLALTLIGTGLIWVGWFGFNGGSALGANGNAVMALITTQAAAAVGAIAWLMAEYAKRGKASALGGASGAVAGLVGITPAAGFVDVSGAMAIGVLTSLGCFVMIYYAKKRLRVDDALDAFGLHGVGGIIGAVLTGVFVSPALYPEIADVSLLKQLWLQVEGVIATLVYGGVMTFVIGIIIKKTMGLRVNAEEEYQGLDLAIHGEKISD; encoded by the coding sequence ATGGCGAATGAGTCGGTATTAGATACCGGTGATACAGCCTGGGTGTTGACAGCGACGGCGTTGGTCTTAATGATGACCATTCCGGGGCTTGCACTGTTCTATGCTGGTATGGTGCGTAAGAAAAATATCCTATCTACCATGATGCATAGTCTGGGTGCTGCGGCTGTTGTTTCGATTGTGTGGGTTGCGGCTGGTTATTCGTTGGCATTTTCAGAAGGTGCCATGAATACATTCGTGGGTGGTCTTGATCATGTGATGCTGCATAATATTGGGCTGGATGAATTGGATGGCAGCATTCCCAAGCTATTAACCGTAATTTTTCAGCTGACATTTGCGGTTATTGCCATGGCGATCTTAGCGGGTTCTTTGGCTGAGCGAATCAAATTTAGCTCATTCATGGTGTTCGCTGCGGCTTGGACGCTACTGGTGTATGTGCCTGTATGCCACTGGGTGTGGGGTGGCGGCTGGCTGACTGGCGATGCGCTAGACTTTGCCGGCGGTACGGTGGTTCATATTAATGCGGGTGTGGGCGGTCTGGTGCTGGCTTATCTGTTGGGCAGTCGCCGTGATTATGGTAAGGGCAATCTTGCGCCTGCGAACTTGGCATTAACACTCATCGGTACAGGTCTGATTTGGGTGGGCTGGTTCGGCTTTAATGGTGGTTCTGCGCTCGGCGCTAACGGTAATGCGGTGATGGCACTCATCACCACTCAAGCAGCTGCGGCAGTGGGTGCGATAGCTTGGCTGATGGCAGAATACGCCAAGCGCGGTAAAGCGTCCGCACTAGGAGGAGCGTCTGGCGCTGTGGCAGGCTTGGTGGGGATTACACCTGCAGCAGGCTTTGTGGATGTGTCTGGTGCGATGGCGATTGGTGTATTGACTTCTTTGGGGTGTTTTGTGATGATTTATTATGCCAAAAAACGCCTGCGTGTGGATGATGCACTGGATGCGTTTGGGCTGCACGGTGTGGGCGGCATCATTGGTGCGGTATTGACAGGGGTGTTTGTGAGTCCTGCGCTATATCCCGAGATTGCCGATGTGTCGTTATTAAAGCAGCTTTGGCTACAGGTTGAGGGTGTGATTGCTACCTTAGTGTATGGCGGTGTGATGACATTCGTGATTGGTATTATTATTAAGAAGACCATGGGTCTGCGCGTGAATGCCGAAGAGGAATATCAAGGTCTTGATCTGGCCATCCATGGTGAGAAAATATCAGATTAG
- a CDS encoding YgaP-like transmembrane domain: MKINVGKPDKIVRIILGVVIIGLGTYFGS, encoded by the coding sequence ATGAAAATCAATGTTGGTAAACCTGATAAAATCGTACGAATTATTTTGGGTGTTGTCATTATTGGCTTGGGTACTTATTTTGGTTCGTAG
- a CDS encoding sigma-70 family RNA polymerase sigma factor, giving the protein MHQIQLRQFDKKSMDEIYQSMFAFAYNQLNHEQHAKDVVQDALLNALKYADSFQGKSAFKTWVFAILKNKIADFIRQNKHYEVMSDMSENSDEEFLAMLFDDIGHWQNGSSPNAFDNRWASPHETAENDEFWQVLELCLENLPKEQAQVFLMKEYIELDSDEICKNLNITRQNLYVLLHRARLRLQMCLSVKWFV; this is encoded by the coding sequence ATGCACCAAATACAATTACGCCAATTTGATAAAAAAAGCATGGACGAGATATATCAGTCCATGTTTGCTTTTGCGTATAACCAATTAAATCACGAACAGCACGCCAAAGATGTGGTGCAAGATGCTCTCTTAAATGCCCTAAAATATGCCGATAGTTTTCAAGGAAAGTCCGCCTTTAAAACATGGGTATTTGCCATTTTAAAAAATAAAATTGCCGACTTTATCCGCCAAAACAAACATTATGAAGTCATGAGCGACATGAGTGAAAATAGCGATGAAGAATTTTTGGCAATGCTGTTTGATGATATTGGGCATTGGCAAAACGGTTCATCGCCAAATGCCTTTGATAATCGCTGGGCAAGTCCGCATGAAACAGCTGAAAATGATGAATTTTGGCAAGTATTGGAACTTTGTTTGGAGAATCTGCCCAAAGAGCAGGCACAAGTTTTTTTGATGAAAGAATATATAGAATTGGATAGTGATGAGATTTGTAAGAATCTAAATATTACTCGACAGAATTTATATGTGTTATTGCACAGAGCTAGATTAAGATTGCAAATGTGTTTGTCGGTAAAATGGTTTGTTTAG
- a CDS encoding HvfC family RiPP maturation protein: MMIDKAPKLRIFQREFGDYIRKQKHDNTDTVPARVGQLYQNLIYNNVSGFVNQCFPITRSIIETHFGILVWQNLIKDFLKHGDMASPYFSEITEQFVGYLTDDVLTKFDLPIYLSEFAHYEWVELFVDNLPNNTPKPILMYQNASIFINHTAQILYYEWAVQDISVAFSPSQKSPTFLVVYRKVVDGTFKTAFMTISQLSFIILTFMQEKQNEEVCYQNTNELLAELQRTFELNDEIFDNIKTSFDDLVNTMIDNQIFYNQSF, translated from the coding sequence ATGATGATTGATAAAGCACCCAAGTTACGCATCTTTCAGCGTGAATTTGGCGATTATATCCGCAAACAAAAACACGATAATACCGATACCGTGCCTGCTCGTGTGGGGCAATTATATCAAAATCTGATTTATAATAATGTCTCTGGCTTTGTCAATCAATGCTTTCCCATTACTCGCAGTATTATTGAGACGCATTTTGGCATATTGGTTTGGCAAAATCTGATTAAAGATTTTTTAAAACATGGCGATATGGCAAGTCCGTATTTTAGTGAAATTACCGAGCAATTTGTCGGCTATTTGACCGATGATGTTTTGACAAAATTTGATTTGCCCATTTATTTGTCAGAATTTGCTCATTATGAATGGGTGGAATTGTTTGTAGATAATCTACCGAACAATACTCCCAAGCCTATTTTAATGTATCAAAATGCGTCTATTTTTATCAATCATACCGCCCAGATTTTATATTACGAATGGGCGGTGCAGGATATTAGCGTGGCATTTTCTCCCAGTCAAAAAAGCCCCACTTTTTTGGTGGTGTATCGTAAAGTGGTGGACGGTACATTTAAAACGGCATTTATGACCATAAGCCAGCTTAGTTTTATCATACTAACCTTTATGCAAGAAAAGCAAAATGAAGAGGTATGTTATCAAAATACAAATGAGTTATTGGCAGAGCTACAACGCACCTTTGAATTAAATGATGAGATTTTTGATAATATCAAAACTTCGTTTGATGATTTGGTCAATACAATGATTGATAATCAAATTTTTTATAACCAATCTTTTTAA
- a CDS encoding FAD-dependent oxidoreductase has protein sequence MIQTKNLIIGFGKAGKTLAGLFDKQGERTILVEQSDKMYGGTCINVGCIPSKKLIHEAKTDSFAVAMQDKDKLISALREANFNKINDLPNVTVINAQASFVDDNTVALSTGETVRAERIFINTGTTPIMPPIAGVDGERVYDSTGLLNLGDSQATAPKRLVIVGAGFIALEFAFMYHAFGSQVSIVEKFDSFLPNVDDDVRAIVLDLLNERGITVHLGQDVQEFKHLTEYTQVITDKMTLDADAVLVAIGRRPNTGGLNLQNTSVQLSERGYVVCDDKLKATDHIWAMGDVAGSPQFTYISLDDYRIVADDLFGNGTRHRADRHTFPTSVFITPPLSQIGLSEKQAKDSGKNYQVATLPAQTIVKAKITGNTKGLLKAIVDKDNNEILGVTLFCENSHEIINLFKLAMDNGVKADYFKGQIFTHPTISESLNDLFAEF, from the coding sequence ATGATACAAACTAAAAACTTAATCATCGGCTTTGGTAAAGCAGGCAAAACGCTGGCAGGGCTGTTTGACAAACAGGGAGAGCGTACCATTTTGGTTGAGCAATCGGACAAAATGTATGGCGGAACGTGTATTAACGTGGGCTGTATTCCGTCAAAAAAACTGATTCATGAAGCCAAAACAGACAGTTTTGCTGTTGCCATGCAGGACAAGGACAAGCTCATCTCTGCCTTGCGTGAAGCTAATTTTAACAAAATCAATGATTTGCCAAATGTAACCGTCATTAATGCACAAGCGAGCTTTGTTGATGATAACACTGTTGCCCTATCCACAGGCGAGACGGTGCGTGCCGAGCGGATTTTTATCAACACAGGCACGACCCCCATTATGCCACCGATTGCAGGCGTGGACGGCGAGCGTGTTTATGACAGCACGGGGCTTTTAAACTTAGGCGACAGCCAAGCGACTGCCCCCAAGCGACTGGTTATCGTGGGTGCAGGCTTTATCGCCCTTGAATTTGCCTTTATGTATCACGCTTTTGGCAGTCAAGTGAGCATTGTTGAAAAATTTGACAGCTTTTTGCCAAACGTCGATGATGATGTGCGTGCGATTGTGCTTGACCTATTAAATGAGCGTGGCATTACGGTGCATTTAGGGCAAGATGTCCAAGAGTTTAAACACCTAACAGAGTATACCCAAGTCATCACCGATAAGATGACCCTTGACGCTGATGCTGTGCTTGTCGCCATTGGTAGACGACCTAACACAGGTGGTCTAAACCTACAAAACACAAGCGTACAGCTAAGCGAGCGTGGCTATGTTGTGTGCGATGACAAACTAAAAGCCACCGACCACATTTGGGCGATGGGCGATGTCGCAGGTTCACCGCAGTTTACCTACATCTCGCTTGATGATTATCGCATTGTGGCGGATGATTTGTTTGGGAACGGCACACGCCACAGAGCCGACCGCCACACCTTCCCAACGAGTGTTTTTATCACACCGCCTTTATCACAAATTGGCCTGAGCGAAAAACAAGCCAAAGACAGTGGCAAAAATTACCAAGTGGCAACCTTGCCCGCCCAAACCATTGTCAAAGCCAAAATCACAGGCAATACCAAAGGCTTATTAAAAGCGATTGTGGATAAAGACAATAACGAGATTTTGGGCGTTACGTTGTTTTGTGAAAATAGCCATGAGATTATCAATTTATTTAAATTGGCAATGGATAATGGCGTTAAAGCGGATTATTTTAAAGGGCAAATTTTTACGCACCCAACCATTAGCGAATCATTAAATGATTTATTTGCTGAATTTTAA
- a CDS encoding DUF2798 domain-containing protein: MVSNKFSSVIFALYMAVIMAFIMSLVSVAMNTGIDDNYLIRVFWAYIKTMPITFMCILSLRPLVVRLTERTLGRWSS, encoded by the coding sequence ATGGTGTCTAACAAATTTTCATCTGTGATTTTTGCCCTTTACATGGCGGTGATAATGGCATTCATCATGTCGCTGGTATCTGTCGCCATGAATACAGGGATAGATGATAATTACCTAATAAGAGTATTTTGGGCATACATCAAAACCATGCCTATTACCTTTATGTGCATTTTATCTTTGCGTCCTTTGGTTGTGCGTTTGACTGAACGGACGCTTGGACGTTGGTCGTCATAA